The DNA window attcggtattcggtttcggattcggcagaatcttaaccagtggattcggccgaaccccaaaaatctggattcggtgcatccctaaccTCTTGTTTCTTTAATCCTCCacgtcctccttggctactagcaactgcgtggatcacagaaggcttgtatcatgtggacgcgccgacagtgtttttgttattacttagaattcctcatgggggggggggggagagacagaaactacacactatagctttaaattatTTGCATTGCAAACTAAAAGTTTGTCGTCAAATATAAATTGGCTGAAATCCAAAACCTTGCCTCACAAATAATAatcatctatttttttttatttggcttaCAAATAATTTGAATGAATCAAGTTTTCCTCTCAATTAGTTATTGTTCCCAGAACCTCTATTGTTTTGGATTTAAAACATTATTACTCAGGGGACAGAGAACCACGTGTGGGATTAAAGTAACTAAAGAATGTATAactgtattgtacatattacttatttctttatcttatttgtacatatttcttatcttttatattaCGTGTCCTTATTGTACTGTGGGTCGGAGAGAATTCACTTGCTCTGGATGTCTgacacatattgcagaattgacaataaagttgacttgacatgaaactaaactttaatgtaaaaagaacaaaaattgTAAGTAAGAATCCTCAACACAATTTAATCCTGATGGAGAATAATCCGTTACCTGCTCTTCTCTTGGCTGCAGATCACGTTCCCGTGGGCAGAACAGCAGGTCCAGAATTTCCAGAACGTCCAGTCTGTCTTCGACTCCATCAGCTCCCTCTACACGTTGGCCAGTCAGTCTCCACAGGGAGAAATCACTCTGAACCTGATCGCCATGCCTTCACCGTAGGAGGCCATCACTTGTGGGAGCGTCTGAGCACTTTGTCCAGCGTGAAGGGGGAGTTTTCcttccaaaataaaatacaacccAGTAGctcacaaaataaaagcagaggGCTCACCATGGTTATCCTCTAAAATGTGTCTGAATCCTCCAGGAGGGATTTCTgataccaaaataaaagcatagaTTTCtgacaccaaaataaaagcatctaATGCGTGCCCTAACAGATAGCACATAACAAATCTAATAGCACTTACCAAAACTCAAATAGAAAACTTCAATACTGGactcatttttcttttccctgAAAATGGATATTGAACATTTTTGGGATGGACTTTGGCCCCTCGCGTCCTCGTAGAGATTAACTGGTGAACTGGAAGCACTACATGTTAAACCAACACTGAGAAGTCATCTTCACCActgcaacgattagtcgattgacagaattaatctggaaaacattttaaaaaacgaTTTCTGTCAATTGTTTTAATACtctctggtttcagcttctcaaatgtgaccctctgcattttttctttgtcacatATGACAGTAACTTTCTCAAGGTTTTCGACTATTTAGTGAAGATAGTTCTTTAGTAGTTTTTTACATTCCAATAGACCGAACAGTTAATCCAGACAATAATCCATATTTGCAGTTCTAGTCGTCTCGTTTCCTCGGGGTTATctggaaaatgttgaaaatgtgatGTTAACTCTGATCACGGCTGCCTTTCCTCtaagccagtggttcccaaactgtgGTTCAGGACCCTCAGAAAGGGTCGCAAGTTACCTCCGAGGGGTCAAGAGACCTTAAACATTACGTTCCCATACATTGAAACAGCATTGTCGATTTACGTTCGCAGGAGAAACTTATTTTCTCCCCggttacatttgtttttgaagtattacaaaaatgaatgacaaagtCCTCGAGGTcgaggtggatggatggatggatgggttatAAAAACAAGTCTGTGTTTTTAtaacccatccacccatccatccatccatccactcgACTTCCAGGACTTTGATTAGAAACATTTTTGTAATacttcaaaaacaaatgtaacgtGGGGAGAAAATACGTTTCTCCTGCAAACGTAAATCGACAGTGTTGTGttccgtgtgaaaccaaaaacaGTATTTACCAAGCGTAcctattctttttttgttatgtaACAAACGTACTTATTTAACCCAAACCAGGATCTTCTCCTCAACCTAACCAAGTATTTTTTTGTATCAATTCACAACTTTAACGAggtgtttaaagtgcccatattatgaaaaaaaacactttttctgggatttggggtgttcttttgtgtctctggggcttccacacgcatacaaactttgaaaaaaaaacatccatgctgtttagagtgagatacggtttctgaatgtgtcctgccttcagtctctggctgagctgttcaaaatcagcacggcttgtgacgtcacaagccgaaacgagctggctaaccgcaaccgttagctcgtagcgttagcatgctaacgctagcatgctatctcgttctcaatagcaaagcactgctacaacacacacaagtttaccataatctactaaagaactacttccatgtgcaccctcatttagaagaagtctcccagctaatcctgccttgtaactgactgaagttggagaaacagcctttcttttactgtctatggagctagctagctgacatgatctacatctgagctactgagcatgtgcgagtgcaatcaaagatagtacagaagaagaagaagaaaagaggtctcactctgtagctaaaacagagaccaggtgaaaagaggatctgcagcagtgagagagagctgtgcagtacaacaacaatatggtgttttttgaaaattaaaccatgtaaacctactctggtacaaccttaaaatacaattatgaacctgaaaatgagcataatatgggcactttaaaactaCGACCGTAATCCCGGAGAAAAACCATTTCCCTTAAAGCCAGATTGAAAACGCAGTTTAGTTTGCATGGGAACGTCATTTTGTAGGAGACAGGGTTTCAAGAGGAGATTACCaggaaaagaaagcagaaaaacaCACGTCGGCTTCCCAATATTAACTAATCTTTGCTGGGGGGGTTTTTTCTTGAAAAATTATTGGATAATTTTAGgggttttatttaaattaaacaaaaacgaACCACTGATGCAACTTAGCAACTGATAACAATTCTGTTCATACTCCAGCTCTATAGAAACCTTGTTCCTTGTCAAGCGTTTACACGCCAGATATTAATTAACAGTCAAATAAAGGGAAACACGCCATAAAAGGAAGTTgaagctggaaaaaaaaccacaaaaaaagttCAGTAGAGtagtgaaaaaaatatataacttgcaatttttcatttttttaatgtaacgcCTGTTCTTAGTCTATTTCAACTCTAAGGCTAGTTATTTTTCATGTTAGTTAGGCTTCTGAAGTTAAACACatggatacatttaaaaatgtgggtagaagggttttttttttttcttttttcttttttctttctccttcatAGATAAGAAACGTTTCACACTGTTGATGACGTTTGAGGTGTGAAGCAGAAGGAAAAACTCAACATTCTTTACTCCTGTTATTCATCTGGGACAAATGGtgcatttttattattgttaatgtGTGAGAAAGTAAATCAAATTTTACAAGAGTGTACCCAGTTAAGACTTGGGATTAGCGTTATGAGAGTTGCACTATATTCTGACACGGCAttagatatttaaaatgttttactgttgTTATGGATAGTTAAAAAGGACAAAGGGACAAAACATCCGACATTTCAAAACTAAAGTCTTGCAGTAAAAACAGTCTGCTGAAGCTCAGAATATTTGGTTGTTGTTGAGgcaccaccttttttttttaaaaaaaggtggTGGTCTGACGTGTTGTCAGGCAAATATCCCGCTAGGTGTCTGTGTGGCAGTAAAGCTGTTAGTAAGCACTATATAAgcatttaataaactgtctataACACACTTTAATGTAGTTGTATGCAGCTATAAAGGACatgtttaagtgtttattaatgtacagTTTTGTCAGCAATTATAACTTTTCCTACAAAGACATATGTTATTACATATATTGTGTTTTACTATATTGTCATTTATTATCTATTCCACGGTCCCGCTCCTGGGGCCCACTGGAGGAGTTACAGTTGTTGACAAATgcattaataaacacttaaaaatgTCCTTATACCTGCTTACAACTGCATTGTAGTGTGTTATAAACGGTTAAATGTTTCTGATTTAAAAATGCTATAATAATTACTTTTGCTTTAAAAGCTTTTCTTGTTGCTAGCATGACACTGAAAAGGGGACAAGACGACCAAACTACAGCGTTTTGATTTTAAGCACTTAGCATATCATGCATTCAACTCCCGAAGTCAAAGATACAGCTGcggaaaaaacaacattttgagcTTCAACAAAATTGTTTTTACAGCAGGACTTTTGTATTGTAAAGGTGAAAGGTGTTTCTCTTATTTTGTCCAGCCCCTGGAGCTTATAATGTACACAggatttcacaataaaaaaaagcaaaagacaaaaacaggacCACAGGTACATGGTACAAATTAAAAGTTTTAGGGTGAATTTGTCCTTCAGAATGGTGTTGGGCTGGACCACAAGGCACactctggggggggggagatctACCAAGCTGTaaatatattgttatttatGCATGTTCTATGTCATGTCCCTATTCAGTTGCGAAAAAGGCATTAAAAATAAACCTAAACTGTGTGGTTTGTATCGGGTTATTAAAAATCACATGTCGATGGGtgagaacataaataaatatgggCTCTGGTACAAACTGATGCTACTTAGTCTACATCTAGATGTTCCCGTTGGCCGGCGAGGTGAGCTCGGCTATCTTGGTGTTCAGTTTCTGATTGGTCCAGTCCTTTGTTATGTCGTCCAAGTGGCTGTCAAAATCCACCAATAGCGCATGATCGCCCAACTCCAGCATCTGACCGGCTATCGCCCGAGTCTCCTCCCACTGTCGCAGCATTAtcctaaacaaataaaaaaggacaaaacgtcaaaaaaaaaatctctttaagtagacgctatatttagaatatttcaaCCGCttcaccttgctgtcagacagccctttacgacggggaactgaagccgttatctctgctctcttcaaagccaccagactcctaaacagtcattttacctcgcaggacacgggagttgctgctctgccgctgcctccatcggttAGTTTGTGTCGTTGTGTGACTTTGGCGTTTTAAAAAGGGTTAGACTAGCAAAAAAGTTGAGCAGCAGcagaccagcaactcccgtgaaaaattacagtttttgtaaAACTGGGTTTAGGAAGTCTGTTTAAGGCTTAGAGGTTCAACTCACGAAGAAAGAAAAAGCCCCTCTTCCCTTCCGACTGTCACTTAcgtgtgtttgtctttgagcAGCCATTTTGAATCTTTGCGCTCGTACATCACGATGGGAGGAACCCGATAGTCTGAAGACATCTTACTGCCATCAAGCTGCGcagcaaaacagagaaaacacacattcaatATGATCGATCGATCGATACTTTATTCACCCGgaaggaaattttaggcatccagtagcttagacaaccataacacaacaaacacatacacacatatatctcacatacataaaaatcactcacagaaatgtaaagagttAACATTTTGTGAAGTGTTTACAATGGTCTGGTATGGACTGACCATGTGATGAAATGACCATGATgaaggtgctatggtagagtgtgtgcaatggtggtagtgcaaaagtgaacaATGCAATAGCTTATTCTTAAATATTAacagaacaatatataacagggaataagttataagatgtaGCTGTTATGACCAGAGTCCAGATTGTGTAGGAgggctaatatagcctataagACAGTCAGGTgattttcattcataaaatatcaaaaagtGACTAAATGTCAAACGAGATTTCCTAAAACTTCATACCAAGAAAAACATATTCAGTTCTGACATATAACAGAGAAATGAGAGCATCTTACACTAAACTGACTGATCACCATATTGTTTCACCACAATCTTATTTCTCACCTCTATAAGCCAACAGGTAAAGGAAAGGTGTTCAAATTCTTACCATTAACAAAACTGCGTTGTCAAACTGCTCAGAAATCTTATCGGCTATCTTCAGGGCGCACGGAGTCGGGCTGTCGagttcaacaaaaaaaaggaaatagatCAACAAAAAGTTAGAAaggtttacattttaattaaatactGAATTTACCAACAGACTAGGAAACGGCTTAACATCTCATAAAAAGGTCTGGTATGGCTGAAATGATGAAATCAGCAGTAAACCCACTTGCTATCTGATACGCAGGCGTTGGCCTGATAGTATCCCACAATCCTCTGCTGAGTCTGTGAACACCACACATCCACCTGAAACAAGAGAACATCAtcgtcatttaaaaaaaaaaaaaaactggaatcTCTTCCAGTGTGAGCAAAGATTTCATCCACCACTTAATCTCAGCAGGTGTCCTACCTAGTGGTgttatgtaactaagtacatgtactcatgtactgtacttgagtacaaatttgaggtacttgtacttgcgtcttttcttttcatgacactttctacttctactccgctacatttcagagagaaatattgtactttttactccactacattaatctggcACCTTTTAGTTACTAgctactttacaaattaagatttttagCACCAACAAtttacaagtccagctgaaatgattagcagattaaacacagaactgtttggatcgtttctagtttctaaaatgtgaggatttttctgcattgagtacttttacttttaatacttgaagtacattttcctgttgTTAATGACATacgtttacttaaagtgctcatattatgctcattttcaggttcataattgtatttagaggtgttttaatttaattttcaaaaaacatattttttgttgtactgcacattgctgcagctcctcttttcaccctgtgtgttgagctctctgttttagctacagagtgaggcgtcgcgcttctgttccatctttgttgggaatcACAcaggctcagtagctaggtaaggactactagccagtcagaagcagagtatgagagcgtgccctgacagtagctaggtaaggactactagccagtcagaagcagagtatgagagcgtgccctgacagtagctaggtaaggactactagccagtcagaagcagagtatgagagcgtgccctgacagtacctaggtaaggactactagccagtcagaagcagagtattagggcatgccctgacagtacctaggtaaggactactagccagtcagaagcagagtattagggcatgccctgacagtacctaggtaaggactactagccagtaagaagcagagtatgagggagtgtcctgacagtagctaggtaaggactactagccagtcagaagcagagtatgagggtgtgccatgctagcagctaggcgagcattataacgtgtgttccaaagtgaccacgtttgtctctgaagtaaaggctggactacaatagagctgtttggagcagtttgtgaacagtgttttctgttggagatggtaagtccctttggggggggactttgggctttttcactttgtaaacctataacatgcacaaaaaagatatataacacaataaagtaaaagggaaaaagccaaaaagcataatatgagcactttaagtaacattttcaatgcaggacttttactcgtaacagagtatttttacagtgtagtattagtacttttacttaagtgaaggacctgaatacttcttccaccgctggtccTACCTGTGTGAGGGCCAGCTGAGTGATGGGAGCCAGGGACAGGTGGGAGTGAAGCAGCGGGACACAGTCTGTCACACAGACAGGGCCGCCTGCCGGGCTGGACGACAACAGCAGCCCGTTGATGCTGCACCGCGGAAACAGACAGGCGTGCAGATACATCTTCACATAAGCCCGACAGGACAGCTCCACCTCGCCCATGACGACTTACTGGGAGGACACAGAAATAACTGAAAAATTGCTTCAGAAGACCCCCAACCAGAAGCTAAATGTACTAACGCATCCCATGTGAACGACAACAATGATTTCACGAACATAAGAGCCAGCAGTCAACATCTTAACTTAAAATCAGGGAAAACGCCCCCCgagatagtgttttttttaagtggatgtgtaacgttagccgttagctcatTAAAGCAACTAGCTGGCTGCTAACCAATCAGAGCTGAATTAAGACTTACCTAGAGAGATATAGGATATACCGTAGTAAGAGTAGCCTCAACAAACAAATACGTGCTTTCCGATTTTCTAAATATGACGATTCATTTAGGTTGTATAACCGTTTTTCTAAGGATTTAAAAGAGCTGCAGTAGCTAGCTGACTACTAAACAAAAAAGCTTCTGAACGGCTGCTTCCGGTCCCGCCCAGAAGAGTCAAATGTTATTTTCTGATTGGCCGAGACGTCGATCAAGGTGCCAATCATCTTATTCAGCTTTGTAATGCTTATGTTTTACAGCAGTGCGCCCTCTAGTAGAGTGGATGTCGCTTGGGATAAAAATAGGAAATATGTTCATAAATCAAGAACAAATTATATTGCAAACTTCAGACATCTCTCAATTGATGTGAAAATGCCATTAAAAGATGCTTTCATGCATAACTAAGAAACAAACTCTAATAGAATAGCACAACAAACAGCCACTGTTTTGGAAGACACTGAACCACATGGTCACatctctttatttttaattagttttaatgttatttaaacCGTCGCTGCATTATGTTACATTTACAGTTTGTATACATAGATGTATCTCACATTATTTTGCATTGGGTTTTATTAGAAAACACAATTCGTATACATGCCTTTGTATTTTTCTGGACGAATCAGCATGTCGATTTAGACTGgggaaaaaacataattattacCCAGGATTTAAATCTCAAATAATATGTCATCCTGTTAAAAACGTCTTCAACAGTAAAGTAACGCTTGTCGACTGAGTGCAGGGGAATTGACCTTACTGCTTGACTAGATTAGTGTCTCATATCCGGTTTGTCATCTCACCGttaccacacacagacacagaagacgaagacacagacagacagacagacagacacacacacacacacacacacacacacacacttaaaacttttaatttaaaaaaaacacagacatttaatgAAACAATGTTTTAAACGACCTGaatataacattattattagtagtagtattatcTTTTTCCAAAATCTAGCAGTTCAGCAGTTTTATTCATCCGcgtgtttttattattacaataaaaaagaaatacatttcccGTCGGCAACCACGTTATGCAATGCTTGCACTACTTCCTGGgtggaaaaatacaaaataagagAATTTTCGAAGGTCGTCCGCAATCGCCGCCATGAAATCGATCTCAAATCTTACACtcggcttttattttgaaatcggGGTCATTCCTCCGTGTTTCGTTGCCTGCGAACCGGGGTAGTAGTCCCGTATGAACACTAGGCTTCAGGCAGGCAAAAGTCCGCCAAGATGAGGCTCCGTTTGGCCGGAGCCGTGCTGCTCTCGGCGGCCGCTTACTACGTCTACCTGCCGTTACCGAGCGGCGTGAGCGAGCCGTGGAAGCTGATGCTGCTGGACGCGCTGTTCCGGAGCTTCATGCAGGCGGTGAGATCTGGAGGATGCCCTGACAGCAGAGCACTGCAGGGGAGGACAGGTTCATGTGAGGGAAGAAAGTCGTCAGAGTTAGATAATAAGAGAAAATAAcaagaaaaactattattaatatattctgAAATGACAGTAGGAGAGAGTGATGTGACAGTACGCTAAACAATAACAGTTGCACATAATAATAGCAATATAGATATTTGTAGAACAGCATGACGTGGTATAGAGAAGGGGTCAAATAGAATTTGATATGATAGATATCattaaactataaataaaacaacagctcaaagtaaaataaaaaaagagaagagaatgaAACATCTGAATGCAGAGCAGAGTAAGATAGAATCAAATCAAATAGAGCAGAGTTTGATATTCCACAAGAGAACAGACTACAGAATACTGTAGCATACTACAGAGTAGATTAGAACAGAAAAGACTTGAGTAGAATACTACAaacattcagtttactgtcacagaggagtgaagaaactagaaaatattcacatttaagaagcttttTGGTactttttgttcattaaaaaaaagctctggTACAGTACAGTGTGCTATGGTCCTATAAAGAAAGATTCGATTATTTACCATTTTcttcgggggggggggataatGACTAGTTGAAACCCTATGTACTACAatagaaaataatctaataGAGCACAGCTGCAgagaatacagtatattaataacTATGTTTACATCTAAAGCtaaataaaccatttaaaacAGATTGAATTAACTGGAAAGTGGTTCGTAACAAAGCCGAAAACTTTTAAAGTCTTTCTAAGGCTTAGGAAAAGTTGATATTTTGAAGatacctgttttttttataggaCACCAGGTGAGAAGCATGTAGCAGGTAAACATGTAGTGTGCAATAAATGATGGTGATTGGAGAAACAACAAAGGTAACAAGAAAATGGCCTTTGACTGGATCGGTTTGACACAGAATGTGGAGTCGGCCTCGTACGCATGTGTCAGAGCTGTAAATCCTGAGTAACACGTTCGTATTTAGTTAAGCTGCTCTTAGGATCACAGTGGCAGTGATTCTTATGCGTCATTGTGGAACAACAAGTTTCTACAGCCGCTTAAACGCGGAGGACAGGTTTACACAGCCTGCTCATTCTTTCCCTGCAGCACTGCTGGGGATATTTCTGTTCCACCTTATTCCAAAGCTTTTTTTAATAGCAGCAAGACAGTCCACAGAGAGatttacaaataaatatataaaaagttgAAAGTTTTAGGGTAAAACGCGAGAGACACTACAGGCAGAAGCATGTCTTTTCATGCACTGGTGAATTTGGAGGATTTGGGCTATTTTGCTTCCGTACCATGTCTTCTTTCACtagtggaaagaaaacatttattatacttcactttgtctatttgtgtcagTAGATTAGATTTCTCCTGAATTCTCCAAAACTTAGCTTTGGGTAattcctcatttgcatatttaaacataataaTTTCAGATAATACAAGAATAATGTAAGTAattaactggggaagtttcatgctTCTATCTGTGAGTTAAAAATGgtttaccctattcacctgtagtctTCAAAATGAATTGCACAATCCATATCTTTAAAGGTtagaaatctccacttcagtagAACTTACATCAACACCAAAACTTTCCACTTTCATTCTTATCTAACGTTATATTCtgaaggtttttacagaggggttTGTTCACATATCATTCAGAGcctgattaatgcaacattttaaagctaaagcttttttttttttatggctgttgaCAGTATCTTCTGATTTATAGAGTGATCAAAAGAGCTATCCAAaatcccctctgtaaaaacTTTTGACTCTaacatttcaacaacaacaaaaaaaaccaattTGGAATctggctttatccaatgttcACATTTCTGTTCTGTAAATGTATGCACATTAGCACATCTTTAACCAGATAATGCCTCATGATCATATTTCAACATAACATTTCAAAAAACTTTAAGTATATAAAACATATTGTCTTGATGTGAGTAATCAACTGGataagtttcatggtgatatctgttAGTTAAAATGTTTGACCCTATTCACCTGCAGTGTCTGCCGCTAATTCTTCAACATTTCTTCAAGTTGCTTCGACACCTGAATAGTTTTTAActgctcattaatgttttatgtgaagCCCTTTGAATTGGCTTGTTGTTGAAATGTGatatataaacaaaaactgCCTTGCCTAAAGACTTAATTTGTatcaataatcaataatgtTTGGATTTCTTTCATTACCCAGGATTCAAAACGGTCAAAACTCCCTCTAACCATGTAATAGCTGCCGTGCTTGTTTGTATCTGCAGAGTGACGTGGCTCACGCGCTGGGTGTGTGCCACAGGGTGCACCTGTTGAACCGGCTGGTGTCCTGGGTGGAGGAGATCGAGGCCCGCTCCTGCACCGCCGTGCACGTGGCTGACTCCACGCTGGGCGGTGTGCCCACCCGAGTCTTCCAGCCGAAGGGGGGGAAGCAGCTGAAGAGGGGGGTCATATATTTCCACGGTGGAGGATGGGCGCTCGGCAGCGGGCGTGAGTTTTGAATTTGAAAATTCATCCCTGTATTAAACCAATATGACATATGACACGTACATTATTGTTGACATGATATCAGTGTGACTTATTGTGTCTACCTGCTTCGCAGGGATGCGATCGTACGACCTTCTTTGTCGGAAAATGGCGGAGGAGCTGGACTCTGTCATCATGTCTGTGGAGTAAGTTCTGTCACATTACAGCAAAATCAATGCTGGAATTAATCTATTAGTGATTATCTAATGGCAAATATTGCCAAAATAGACAAATAGTCTGTGTTTTCTTAGTTTTAATTTGAATAAAGTTGGGAATTAAGAGTTtacaaaacaagagaaaaactGACCTTGGACAAATGGATGGAGTTCAGTTCTCATGGAGATGGTTTAGCCAGTGAAAGCTGTGAGATGTGGATGAAAGCTCCTTAAAAAAGTAAGTGGACCTTTTAGAGaagatttcatttttgaaaaaggagaaaatctgaatttaaaaatgacaatttggACTTTATGAATGACTTTAATGGGGTCTTGCAGTCAAACGTATTTCGTTTTTGTCAATTTCTGTTACTTTTTATTAAAGCATAAACTGAGCTGTAGCTGCTGCAAAGAATATTGTTTACAGTAACCTGAACAGTATCTACTTACATCAAAGTTTAAATTAGATACTTGGGGACataaaatcttttaaacaaaTCGGTAAAATCTGAAAATGTTAAGCTTTTTCTAAACAGGTAGGCTGAGGAACAAACACTGCTCTGGCTTTTAATCCTGCTTTAAAGTATTATGTGAAATAATAATGTTGTCTTCCTATGATATCTTGTTGCTGCAGTTACCGTCTCGCTCCAGAAGCGGTCTTCCCAGATCAGTACCACGATGCGTTAGCAGCATCACGGGCCTTCCTGTCGGCTCAGGTTTTAGAGCGCTACAGCATCGATCcggagagggtgtgtgtgtctggggacAGCGCTGGGGGAAACCTGGCTGCCGCTGTGGCGCAGGAGGTAGAgaagcaaatacacacacatctcactTCATATTAGCGGTTAATTAAGTCTTCATCTAAAAGCATAACAGAGAGGTAAGCAGTCATTCTCACGTTTTCCATTCAATGCATTTTGTTAGCGTCGTGGCCGACTTTGGAGAGACAGAGCGTTGAGTTGCCTGCTTCTCATTTGCgtaaagttgaatccaggctactttatgcaaatcaggggcGTCCAGCTCGACTTGCCGCCTCTCAAAAACTCACGAAAATCTCTTAAATgacaaatctggcgcaaaatgaacctaggggttaataacacgtgtacagagtcgaccgttctctgggatttgttttcatgctaatcgaatgtgaccagttttagcacaaacagctaattagcttataacgctagtcgtcaggGCGcgggtaaaaaaagaaatct is part of the Sander vitreus isolate 19-12246 chromosome 22, sanVit1, whole genome shotgun sequence genome and encodes:
- the emc9 gene encoding ER membrane protein complex subunit 9; the encoded protein is MGEVELSCRAYVKMYLHACLFPRCSINGLLLSSSPAGGPVCVTDCVPLLHSHLSLAPITQLALTQVDVWCSQTQQRIVGYYQANACVSDSNPTPCALKIADKISEQFDNAVLLMLDGSKMSSDYRVPPIVMYERKDSKWLLKDKHTIMLRQWEETRAIAGQMLELGDHALLVDFDSHLDDITKDWTNQKLNTKIAELTSPANGNI